From Hevea brasiliensis isolate MT/VB/25A 57/8 unplaced genomic scaffold, ASM3005281v1 Scaf92, whole genome shotgun sequence, the proteins below share one genomic window:
- the LOC110670730 gene encoding probable sulfate transporter 3.5, producing MSIENLTRKKVNFDNPRSFRATLKSHLKETFFPDDPFRQFRKEKFGGRVVKKAVQYFIPIFEWLPNYNLRLFQFDLLAGITIASLAIPQGISYAELANLPPIIGLYSSFVPPLIYAVFGNSKHIAVGPVAACSLLIANTIGEKVSHNDDPTLYLYLVFTATFFAGVFQTLLGLLRLGILVDFLSHPTITGFMGGTATLICLQQLKGIFGLKHFTTKTDVVSVLRSIFQNRDEWRWQSAVVGIIFLTFLQFTRFLRRKRPNLFWVSATAPMVVVAVGCLFSYFAHADKHGIQIVGHLNRGLNPLSIKHINFDSQYIPVTLKVALITGLIALAEGIAIGRSFALMKNEQVDGNKEMIAFGLMNIVGSFTSCYLTTGPFSKTAVNFNAGCRTAMSNIVMSICMMLTLLLLAPLFSYTPLVALSAIIMSAMLGLIDYEEIYHLFKVDKFDFLICMAGFIGVAFISMDYGLMMSVGLAMVRTLLYAARPATCRLGKIQDSYLYRDAEQYPGVTRIPGVLALQLGSPVYFASSNYIRERILRWIQEENDISNGGESIVKHVLLDLSGVISIDTTGIETLIEIHKMLKARSIKLSIINPRLDVMEKMIRSHFVDKVGKQSIFLCIEDAIEASSFSLSTQKE from the exons ATGAGCATCGAAAATCTTACCCGTAAAAAGGTAAACTTTGATAACCCAAGAAGTTTCAGGGCAACCCTGAAATCCCATCTCAAAGAAACTTTCTTTCCTGATGATCCATTCAGGCAGTTCAGGAAGGAGAAATTTGGTGGCAGAGTCGTCAAAAAAGCAGTGCAATACTTTATTCCAATCTTTGAATGGTTACCCAATTACAATCTACGCTTGTTTCAGTTCGATTTGCTCGCTGGTATAACCATTGCCTCCCTTGCCATTCCTCAGGGGATCAGCTATGCAGAACTTGCTAATCTTCCTCCTATCATTGGCCTGT ACTCAAGCTTTGTCCCTCCCCTCATTTATGCCGTTTTCGGAAACTCGAAGCACATAGCAGTCGGTCCGGTTGCAGCTTGTTCATTGCTCATAGCCAATACCATTGGGGAAAAAGTGTCTCACAACGATGATCCAACATTGTACCTCTACTTGGTTTTCACTGCAACTTTCTTCGCAGGAGTTTTTCAGACTCTTCTAGGTCTTCTAag ACTGGGGATTCTGGTGGATTTCTTGTCACATCCAACTATCACCGGTTTCATGGGAGGAACTGCAACTCTTATCTGCCTGCAACAGCTCAAGGGCATATTTGGATTGAAACATTTCACCACGAAAACTGATGTTGTTTCTGTCCTGCGTTCAATTTTTCAAAATAGAGATGAG TGGAGGTGGCAGAGTGCAGTTGTGGGCATCATCTTCCTTACTTTTCTTCAGTTCACTCGGTTCCTG AGGAGGAAAAGGCCAAATCTGTTTTGGGTGTCAGCCACAGCTCCGATGGTGGTGGTTGCAGTCGGTTgtcttttctcctattttgctCACGCCGATAAACATGGAATCCAAATA GTGGGTCACCTCAACAGAGGCCTAAATCCTCTATCCATTAAACATATAAACTTTGATTCTCAGTATATACCTGTGACTTTGAAGGTTGCCCTCATCACAGGTCTTATTGCTTTAGCT GAAGGGATAGCCATAGGAAGAAGCTTTGCCCTAATGAAAAATGAACAAGTTGATGGGAACAAGGAGATGATAGCTTTTGGTCTCATGAACATTGTGGGCTCCTTCACTTCTTGCTATTTGACCACTG GGCCATTCTCAAAAACTGCAGTGAATTTCAATGCAGGGTGTAGGACAGCAATGTCCAACATAGTAATGTCTATTTGTATGATGCTTACCCTATTACTATTGGCTCCTCTCTTCAGTTATACTCCTTTAGTTGCTCTATCTGCCATTATCATGTCTGCAATGCTTGGACTGATTGATTACGAGGAAATTTATCACCTCTTCAAGGTTGACAAGTTTGATTTTCTCATTTGTATGGCTGGCTTCATAGGAGTTGCCTTCATAAGCATGGACTACGGCCTCATGATGTCG GTTGGGCTTGCTATGGTGAGGACACTACTATATGCAGCTAGGCCTGCCACCTGCAGGCTTGGAAAAATACAGGATTCATATTTGTACCGTGACGCAGAGCAATATCCTGGAGTGACAAGAATCCCAGGAGTCCTTGCCTTACAACTCGGTTCCCCAGTCTATTTTGCCAGTTCCAATTATATAAGAGAAAG GATTCTCCGGTGGATTCAAGAAGAAAATGACATTTCAAATGGTGGGGAATCTATTGTTAAGCATGTCTTGCTAGATTTATCAG GTGTTATATCAATAGATACAACAGGCATTGAAACATTAATTGAAATACACAAAATGTTAAAAGCAAGAAGTATTAAG CTTTCTATTATAAACCCTAGGCTGGATGTTATGGAGAAAATGATAAGGTCACACTTTGTAGACAAGGTTGGAAAGCAATCCATATTTTTGTGCATTGAAGATGCAATTGAAGCTAGTTCATTTTCACTTTCAACACAGAAAGAATAA